One Streptococcus sp. DTU_2020_1001019_1_SI_AUS_MUR_006 DNA window includes the following coding sequences:
- the lacG gene encoding 6-phospho-beta-galactosidase, giving the protein MTKTLPKDFIFGGATAAYQAEGATHTDGKGPVAWDKYLADNYWYTAEPASDFYHKYPVDLQLAEEYGVNGIRISIAWSRIFPTGYGEVNPKGVEFYHNLFAECHKRNVEPFVTLHHFDTPEALHSNGDFLNRENIEHFVDYAAFCFEEFPEVNYWTTFNEIGPIGDGQYLVGKFPPGIQYDLAKVFQSHHNMMVSHARAVKLYKDKGYKGEIGVVHALPTKYPLDPKNPADVRAAELEDIIHNKFILDATYLGHYSDATMEGVNHILSVNGGSLDLRDEDFAALEAAKDLNDFLGINYYMSDWMEAFDGETEIIHNGKGEKGSSKYQIKGVGRRVSPDYVPRTDWDWIIYPQGLYDQIMRVKKDYPNYKKIYITENGLGYKDEFVDNTVYDDGRIDYVKQHLEVLSDAIADGANVKGYFIWSLMDVFSWSNGYEKRYGLFYVDFETQERYPKKSAHWYKKLAETQVIE; this is encoded by the coding sequence ATGACAAAAACACTTCCTAAAGATTTTATTTTTGGTGGGGCAACGGCTGCCTATCAAGCGGAAGGAGCTACCCATACTGACGGAAAAGGACCAGTTGCTTGGGACAAATACTTAGCTGATAACTATTGGTATACAGCAGAACCAGCAAGCGATTTCTACCATAAATATCCAGTAGATCTTCAGTTAGCTGAAGAGTATGGCGTCAATGGTATTCGTATTTCAATCGCTTGGTCACGGATTTTTCCGACAGGATATGGTGAGGTAAATCCTAAAGGTGTCGAGTTTTATCATAATTTATTTGCTGAATGCCACAAGCGCAATGTAGAACCTTTTGTAACCCTTCATCACTTTGATACACCTGAAGCTCTTCACTCAAATGGAGACTTCTTAAATCGTGAAAACATCGAACACTTTGTAGATTATGCTGCATTCTGTTTTGAAGAATTCCCAGAAGTAAACTATTGGACAACCTTTAATGAAATTGGTCCAATCGGTGACGGTCAATACTTGGTCGGTAAATTCCCACCAGGTATTCAATATGACCTTGCGAAAGTCTTCCAATCCCACCACAATATGATGGTTTCTCATGCTCGTGCTGTGAAATTGTACAAAGACAAAGGCTATAAAGGTGAAATCGGGGTTGTTCACGCCCTTCCAACTAAGTATCCATTGGATCCTAAAAATCCTGCAGACGTTCGTGCTGCTGAGTTGGAAGATATCATCCACAACAAATTTATCTTGGATGCTACATACCTTGGACACTATTCAGATGCAACAATGGAAGGTGTAAACCACATCTTATCAGTAAATGGTGGTAGCTTGGATCTTCGTGACGAAGACTTTGCAGCACTTGAAGCAGCTAAAGATTTGAACGACTTCCTTGGAATTAACTACTACATGAGTGACTGGATGGAAGCCTTTGATGGTGAAACTGAGATCATCCATAATGGTAAAGGAGAAAAAGGAAGCTCTAAATACCAAATCAAAGGTGTTGGACGTCGTGTATCTCCTGACTATGTACCTCGTACTGACTGGGACTGGATCATCTACCCTCAAGGTTTGTATGATCAAATCATGCGTGTTAAGAAAGATTATCCAAACTACAAGAAGATCTACATCACTGAAAACGGACTTGGATACAAAGATGAATTTGTGGACAACACTGTTTACGATGATGGCCGTATTGATTATGTGAAACAACACTTGGAAGTATTGTCTGATGCGATTGCAGATGGTGCAAACGTCAAAGGATACTTCATCTGGTCATTGATGGATGTCTTCTCATGGTCAAATGGTTATGAAAAACGCTACGGTCTCTTCTATGTGGATTTTGAAACGCAAGAACGCTATCCAAAGAAATCGGCTCACTGGTATAAAAAATTAGCTGAGACGCAAGTGATTGAATAG
- a CDS encoding DUF3884 family protein has translation MLKDFIKSIYEKVYIINFEHCSHVPSLTKEQLASLGKWYVSTGKEWICHSDYEFEEFQKLFLNFVNAEDKDNISFVSDFMPFQH, from the coding sequence ATGCTAAAAGATTTTATCAAATCAATCTATGAAAAAGTTTATATTATTAACTTTGAACATTGCTCTCATGTACCATCCTTGACCAAGGAGCAACTTGCAAGTCTTGGAAAATGGTATGTCTCGACGGGTAAGGAGTGGATTTGTCATTCAGACTATGAATTTGAAGAATTTCAAAAGCTATTTTTAAATTTTGTCAACGCAGAAGATAAGGATAACATTTCCTTTGTTTCGGATTTTATGCCATTTCAACACTAA
- a CDS encoding pneumococcal-type histidine triad protein, producing MKINKKYVLGSVALLALSLSSYELGRYQAVQTSKESNRVSYIEGNQASAKTENLTPDEVSQREGINAEQIVVKITDQGYVTSHGDHYHYFNGKVPYDAIISEELLMKDPNYQLKDSDIVNEVKGGYVIKVDGRYYVYLKDASHAENIRSKDEINRQKQEHGHGSGTKVSNEVTLARAQGRYTTDDGYVFNASDIIEDTGDAYIVPHGNHFHYIPKSDLSASELAAAQAFLSGKGGQTSSVGYRPSTNSSSSSSEASNSSSYGQTNHSNVETNIRRWAPTVSPQVDNSYQASPSEDVSSLLKQLYALPLSQRHVESDGLVFDPAQITRKTANGVAVPHGDHYHFIPYSQMSALEEKIARMIPVGNQKKVSVPGATSLQPNLILKPVPRPVPNLQPAPVPLPDNHSNEELAKQVVRKVGQGYVLEEKGVLRYVLIKDLSKENLIAFEKKINKVVTPSHTLAEKKSTIAPRNQEFYDKAYSLLEKTHRNLLENKGRLSDFQTLDQLLERLNDEHVNKVAFVDDLLKFIAPINHPERLGKPNSQIEYSDDEVRVAQLADKYTTSDGYIFDAHDIISDEGDAYVTPHMGHSHWIGKDSLSDKEKSEAQVYTKEKNINPPSEDSATQANPNGESAASIYERVKGEKRIPLVRLPYNVEHTVAIKNGNLIIPHKDHYHNIKFAWFDDKSYKAPNGYSLEDLFATIKYYVEHPDERPHSNDGWGNASEHVLGKKDNSQDPTNNYKPEEEPEEESPVEPEEPQVETEKVEAKLKEAEELLKTVTDANLKSNASETLVGLRNNLTLGTMDNNGIMAQAENLTALLKNSKPKTSQND from the coding sequence ATGAAAATCAATAAAAAATATGTTCTTGGTTCCGTAGCTCTTTTAGCCTTAAGCCTTTCAAGTTATGAATTGGGGCGTTACCAAGCGGTACAGACTAGCAAAGAGTCTAATCGTGTGTCTTATATAGAAGGGAATCAGGCTAGTGCTAAGACTGAAAATCTGACACCAGATGAGGTTAGTCAGCGAGAGGGGATTAATGCTGAACAAATTGTTGTTAAAATTACCGATCAAGGCTACGTAACTTCACATGGAGACCATTATCATTACTTTAATGGCAAGGTTCCTTATGATGCTATCATTAGTGAAGAACTTCTGATGAAAGATCCGAATTATCAGTTGAAGGATTCAGACATTGTCAACGAAGTCAAGGGTGGTTATGTCATTAAGGTTGATGGTCGCTATTATGTATACCTCAAAGATGCATCCCATGCAGAAAATATTCGTAGTAAGGATGAGATCAATCGTCAGAAGCAAGAACACGGACATGGTAGTGGAACAAAAGTTAGCAATGAAGTCACTCTAGCAAGGGCTCAGGGACGTTATACGACGGATGATGGCTATGTTTTTAATGCAAGTGATATTATTGAGGATACTGGCGATGCTTACATCGTTCCACATGGCAATCACTTCCATTATATTCCTAAGAGTGACTTGTCTGCCAGTGAATTAGCTGCGGCCCAAGCCTTCCTATCTGGTAAAGGTGGCCAAACAAGCTCAGTTGGGTATCGTCCGTCAACAAATTCTTCTAGCAGCTCATCAGAGGCATCGAATAGTAGTTCATATGGACAAACAAATCATAGTAATGTTGAGACAAATATTAGAAGATGGGCTCCAACTGTTAGCCCACAAGTGGATAATAGTTATCAAGCAAGTCCAAGTGAAGACGTATCTAGTCTTTTGAAACAACTTTATGCCTTGCCACTCAGCCAACGACATGTGGAATCAGATGGGCTTGTCTTTGATCCAGCGCAAATTACAAGAAAAACTGCGAATGGTGTTGCAGTGCCACACGGGGATCACTACCATTTTATCCCATATAGTCAGATGTCAGCTTTGGAAGAAAAAATTGCACGGATGATTCCAGTTGGTAATCAAAAAAAAGTTTCTGTTCCTGGAGCTACTAGTTTACAGCCAAATCTTATTTTGAAGCCAGTCCCTCGGCCTGTCCCAAATTTGCAACCAGCACCAGTTCCACTTCCTGATAACCATTCTAATGAGGAGCTTGCCAAACAAGTAGTCAGAAAAGTTGGTCAGGGGTATGTCCTAGAAGAAAAGGGAGTTTTACGTTATGTCTTGATTAAGGATTTGTCTAAAGAGAATCTTATAGCTTTTGAGAAAAAAATAAATAAGGTGGTTACACCATCTCATACCTTGGCGGAGAAGAAAAGCACAATAGCTCCTCGAAATCAGGAATTCTATGATAAGGCTTATAGTTTGTTGGAGAAAACGCATAGGAACCTACTTGAAAATAAGGGACGGCTATCTGACTTCCAGACTTTAGATCAATTGCTAGAAAGATTAAATGATGAACATGTAAACAAGGTAGCCTTTGTAGATGATTTGCTTAAATTTATTGCACCGATTAATCATCCAGAACGTCTTGGTAAGCCAAACTCACAAATCGAGTATAGTGACGATGAAGTTCGTGTAGCTCAGCTAGCGGATAAGTACACAACATCGGATGGTTATATCTTTGATGCCCATGATATTATCAGTGACGAGGGAGATGCTTATGTAACGCCACATATGGGGCATAGTCACTGGATTGGTAAGGATAGTTTGTCCGATAAAGAAAAATCGGAAGCTCAAGTCTATACCAAAGAGAAAAATATCAACCCTCCATCTGAAGATAGTGCTACTCAAGCAAATCCAAATGGGGAAAGCGCAGCATCCATTTACGAACGCGTTAAAGGTGAAAAACGAATTCCATTGGTTCGTTTACCTTATAATGTTGAACATACTGTAGCAATAAAAAATGGTAATCTAATTATTCCTCACAAGGATCATTACCATAATATCAAGTTTGCTTGGTTTGACGACAAATCTTATAAGGCACCGAATGGTTATAGTCTTGAAGACTTATTTGCAACGATTAAGTACTATGTAGAACACCCAGATGAACGTCCACATTCAAATGATGGTTGGGGAAATGCTAGCGAGCATGTCTTGGGTAAAAAAGATAATAGTCAAGATCCTACTAATAACTATAAACCAGAGGAAGAACCTGAAGAGGAAAGTCCTGTTGAACCAGAAGAACCACAGGTTGAGACTGAAAAGGTAGAAGCTAAGCTCAAAGAAGCAGAGGAACTATTAAAGACAGTCACAGATGCAAACCTTAAATCCAATGCTAGCGAAACCTTGGTTGGTTTGCGAAATAATCTGACTTTGGGAACTATGGATAACAATGGTATTATGGCTCAAGCTGAAAATCTCACAGCCTTACTAAAAAATAGTAAGCCTAAAACAAGTCAAAACGATTAA
- a CDS encoding metal ABC transporter substrate-binding protein, translating into MKKRSILWLMLAFLALVLGACGQKISQDKSDETKGMKIVTSFYPIYAMVKEVSGDLNDVRMIQSSSGIHSFEPSANDIAAIYDADVFVYHSHTLESWAGSLDPNLKKSKVKVLEASEGMTLDRVPGLEDVEAGDGVDEKTLYDPHTWLDPEKAGEEAQIIADKLSEVDSEHKETYQKNAQAFIKKAQELTKKFQPKFEKATQKTFVTQHTAFSYLAKRFGLNQLGIAGISPEQEPSPRQLTEIQEFVKTYKVKTIFTESNASSKVAETLVKSTGVGLKTLNPLEADPQNDKTYLENLEENMSILVEELK; encoded by the coding sequence ATGAAAAAAAGAAGTATCCTATGGCTCATGCTTGCCTTCCTTGCTCTCGTTTTAGGAGCTTGTGGACAGAAGATCAGTCAAGATAAGAGTGATGAAACTAAAGGGATGAAAATTGTGACCAGTTTTTATCCTATCTATGCTATGGTCAAGGAAGTATCTGGTGACTTGAATGATGTTCGGATGATTCAGTCAAGTAGCGGAATTCACTCCTTTGAACCTTCAGCAAATGACATTGCTGCCATCTATGATGCAGATGTCTTTGTTTACCATTCTCATACGCTCGAATCTTGGGCAGGAAGTTTAGATCCCAATCTTAAAAAATCTAAAGTTAAGGTTTTAGAGGCTTCTGAGGGAATGACTTTAGACCGCGTCCCAGGGCTAGAAGATGTGGAAGCAGGGGATGGAGTTGATGAAAAAACGCTCTATGACCCTCACACTTGGCTAGATCCTGAAAAAGCTGGCGAAGAAGCTCAGATTATCGCTGATAAACTTTCAGAGGTGGATAGTGAGCATAAAGAAACTTACCAGAAAAATGCGCAAGCCTTTATCAAAAAAGCTCAAGAATTGACTAAGAAATTCCAGCCTAAATTTGAAAAAGCGACTCAGAAAACATTTGTAACACAACATACAGCCTTTTCTTATCTAGCGAAGAGATTTGGACTTAATCAACTTGGTATTGCAGGCATCTCTCCTGAACAAGAACCAAGTCCACGACAACTAACAGAAATTCAGGAATTTGTTAAAACTTATAAGGTTAAAACGATTTTTACAGAAAGTAATGCTTCTTCAAAAGTAGCTGAAACTCTTGTCAAATCAACAGGTGTGGGTCTTAAAACTCTGAATCCTTTAGAGGCAGACCCACAAAATGACAAGACTTATCTAGAAAATCTAGAAGAAAATATGAGTATTTTAGTAGAAGAATTAAAGTGA
- a CDS encoding pneumococcal-type histidine triad protein, producing MKINKKYLAGSAAALVLSVCAYELGLHQAQTVKENNRVSYIDGKQPSQKAENLTPDEVSQREGINAEQIVIKITDQGYVTSHGDHYHYYNGKVPYDAIISEELLMKDPNYQLKDSDIVNEIKGGYVIKVDGRYYVYLKDASHAENIRSKDEINRQKQEHGHGSGTKVSNEVTLARTQGRYTTDDGYVFNASDIIEDTGDAYIVPHGNHFHYIPKSDLSASELAAAQAFLSGKGGQTSSVGYRPSTNSSSSSSESSNSSSYGQTNHSNVEANTRIWIPSVSPQVDNSYQASPSEDVSSLLKQLYALPLSQRHVESDGLVFDPAQITRKTANGVAVPHGDHYHFIPYSQMSDLEQKIARMISENYQGNHTTAGGKELKPIPTPIPAPEPTPIPSPQPVPNPQPAPSNPIDGKLVKQAIRKVDDGYVFEENGISRYISAKELSAETVAAIDNKLAKQESLFHELGAKKTNLASAYQKFYNKVYDLLATVHQDLISNKGRQADFDALDRLLERLNDESSDKVKLVDDILAFLAPIRHPERLGKPNAQITYTDDEIQVAKLAGKYTTEDGYIFDPRDITSDEGDAYVTPHMSHSHWIKKDSLSEAERAAGQAYAKEKGLTPPSTNHQSSGNTEAKGAEAIYNRVKAAKKVPLDRMPYNLQHTVEVKNGSLIIPHYDHYHNIKFEWFDEGLYEAPKGYTLEELFETVKYYVEHPNERPHSDSGWGNASDHVHRNHNSQTANNQTEKPTEEKPQTEKIEEEKPREEKPKNEKAESPKPKGPGESEEESPSEPEEPQVETEKVEEKLREAEELLKKIQDPILKSNANETLTGLKNNLLFGSQDNNTIMAEAEKLLILLKESK from the coding sequence ATGAAAATCAATAAAAAATATCTAGCTGGGTCAGCAGCTGCACTTGTTTTAAGTGTCTGTGCTTATGAACTAGGTTTGCATCAAGCCCAAACTGTAAAAGAAAATAACCGTGTTTCATACATTGATGGTAAACAACCGAGTCAAAAGGCAGAGAACTTGACACCAGATGAAGTTAGTCAGCGAGAGGGGATTAATGCTGAACAGATTGTCATCAAGATTACGGATCAAGGCTACGTAACTTCACATGGGGACCATTATCATTACTATAATGGCAAGGTTCCTTATGATGCTATCATCAGTGAAGAATTGCTAATGAAAGATCCGAATTATCAGTTGAAGGATTCAGATATTGTCAATGAAATTAAGGGTGGCTATGTGATTAAGGTTGATGGTCGTTATTATGTATACCTCAAAGATGCATCCCATGCAGAAAATATTCGTAGTAAGGATGAGATCAATCGACAGAAGCAAGAACACGGACATGGTAGTGGAACAAAAGTTAGCAATGAAGTTACCTTAGCAAGGACTCAGGGACGTTATACAACGGATGACGGCTATGTTTTTAATGCAAGTGATATTATTGAGGATACTGGCGATGCTTACATCGTTCCACATGGCAATCACTTCCATTATATTCCTAAAAGTGACTTATCAGCTAGCGAACTTGCTGCGGCCCAAGCCTTCCTATCTGGTAAAGGTGGCCAAACAAGCTCAGTTGGGTATCGACCGTCAACAAATTCTTCTAGCAGCTCATCAGAGTCATCGAATAGTAGTTCATATGGACAAACAAATCATAGTAATGTTGAGGCAAATACTAGAATATGGATCCCAAGTGTTAGCCCACAAGTGGATAATAGTTATCAAGCAAGTCCAAGTGAAGACGTATCTAGTCTTTTGAAACAACTTTATGCCTTGCCACTCAGCCAACGACATGTGGAATCAGATGGGCTTGTCTTTGATCCAGCGCAAATTACAAGAAAAACTGCGAATGGTGTTGCAGTGCCACACGGAGATCATTACCACTTTATCCCTTATTCTCAAATGTCTGATTTAGAGCAGAAGATTGCGAGAATGATTTCTGAAAATTATCAAGGAAATCATACTACTGCAGGTGGTAAAGAATTAAAACCAATTCCGACTCCAATCCCTGCTCCAGAGCCTACCCCAATACCAAGTCCACAACCTGTACCAAATCCTCAACCAGCTCCAAGCAATCCAATTGATGGAAAATTGGTAAAACAGGCGATTCGAAAGGTGGATGATGGTTATGTCTTCGAAGAGAATGGAATTTCGCGTTATATTTCTGCCAAGGAACTTTCAGCAGAAACTGTTGCAGCCATTGATAATAAACTTGCCAAACAAGAAAGTTTGTTTCATGAGTTAGGAGCTAAGAAAACCAATCTTGCATCTGCTTATCAAAAATTTTACAACAAAGTTTATGATTTACTAGCAACAGTTCATCAAGATTTGATTTCCAATAAAGGGCGCCAAGCTGATTTTGACGCTTTGGATAGACTATTGGAACGTCTCAACGATGAGTCAAGTGATAAAGTCAAGTTAGTTGATGATATCCTTGCTTTTCTAGCGCCGATTCGTCATCCAGAACGTTTAGGAAAACCAAATGCACAAATAACTTACACAGATGATGAGATTCAAGTAGCCAAGTTGGCAGGCAAGTATACAACAGAAGATGGCTATATCTTTGATCCTCGTGATATCACCAGTGATGAGGGGGATGCCTATGTAACTCCGCATATGAGCCACAGTCATTGGATTAAGAAAGATAGTTTGTCTGAAGCTGAAAGAGCAGCAGGTCAAGCTTATGCTAAAGAGAAAGGTTTGACACCTCCTTCAACAAATCATCAAAGTTCAGGAAATACTGAAGCTAAGGGAGCAGAAGCGATTTACAATCGAGTAAAAGCAGCTAAGAAGGTACCACTTGATCGTATGCCTTACAATCTCCAACATACTGTGGAAGTTAAAAATGGAAGTTTGATTATACCTCATTATGACCATTACCATAACATCAAATTTGAGTGGTTTGACGAAGGACTTTATGAGGCACCTAAGGGGTATACTTTAGAAGAGCTATTTGAAACTGTGAAGTATTATGTCGAACATCCAAACGAACGTCCGCATTCAGATAGTGGTTGGGGCAATGCGAGCGACCATGTTCACAGAAACCACAATAGTCAAACTGCTAACAATCAAACAGAGAAACCAACAGAGGAGAAACCTCAGACAGAAAAAATTGAGGAGGAAAAACCTCGCGAAGAAAAACCGAAAAATGAGAAAGCAGAATCTCCAAAACCAAAAGGACCAGGGGAATCAGAAGAAGAATCACCATCGGAACCAGAGGAACCTCAGGTTGAAACTGAAAAGGTTGAAGAAAAACTGAGAGAGGCGGAAGAGTTACTTAAAAAGATTCAGGATCCAATTCTTAAGTCTAATGCCAACGAAACTCTCACAGGATTAAAAAATAACCTGTTATTTGGTTCTCAGGACAACAATACTATTATGGCAGAAGCTGAAAAGCTATTAATCTTGTTAAAGGAGAGTAAGTAA
- a CDS encoding metal ABC transporter solute-binding protein, Zn/Mn family codes for MKKRSILWLMIALFALTIGACGQKTSQDKSDETKGMKIVTSFYPIYAMVKEVSGDLNDVRMIQSSSGIHSFEPSANDIAAIYDADVFVYHSHTLESWAGSLDPSLQKSKVKVLEASEGMTLERVPGLEDMEAGDGIDEKTLYDPHTWLDPEKAGEEAQIIADKLSELDSANKDTYQKNAQNLSAKAHDLTKKYQPIFEKANQKTFVTQHTAFSYLAKRFGLNQLGISGISPDQEPSPRQLTEIQEFVKTYKVKTIFTESNASSKVADTLVKSTGVGLKTLNPLEADPQNDKSYLENLEENMAILAEELK; via the coding sequence ATGAAAAAAAGAAGTATCCTATGGCTCATGATTGCCTTATTTGCTCTTACCATAGGAGCATGTGGACAAAAGACCAGTCAAGACAAGAGTGATGAAACTAAAGGTATGAAAATTGTGACCAGTTTTTATCCTATCTATGCCATGGTCAAGGAAGTATCTGGTGACTTGAATGATGTTCGAATGATTCAGTCAAGTAGCGGAATTCACTCCTTTGAACCTTCGGCAAATGATATCGCAGCAATATATGATGCCGATGTTTTTGTCTATCATTCTCATACACTAGAGTCATGGGCGGGAAGTTTGGATCCAAGCCTGCAAAAATCCAAGGTAAAGGTCTTAGAAGCATCAGAAGGTATGACCTTGGAGCGCGTGCCTGGCTTAGAAGATATGGAAGCTGGAGATGGGATTGATGAGAAGACCTTGTACGATCCTCATACTTGGTTAGATCCTGAAAAAGCTGGCGAAGAAGCACAGATAATTGCTGATAAGTTATCCGAACTAGACAGTGCTAACAAGGATACCTATCAGAAAAATGCACAGAACCTTAGTGCCAAGGCTCATGACTTAACTAAGAAATACCAACCCATCTTTGAAAAAGCAAATCAAAAGACATTTGTGACCCAACACACAGCCTTTTCATATTTGGCAAAACGATTTGGACTCAATCAGCTTGGGATTTCAGGAATATCTCCTGATCAAGAACCAAGTCCAAGACAACTAACAGAAATTCAGGAATTTGTTAAAACCTATAAGGTTAAAACGATTTTTACAGAAAGCAATGCTTCATCTAAGGTAGCGGACACACTTGTCAAATCAACAGGTGTGGGTCTTAAAACCCTCAATCCTTTAGAGGCAGACCCACAAAATGACAAGTCCTACTTAGAAAATTTAGAAGAGAATATGGCTATCTTAGCTGAAGAATTGAAATGA